A single Lolium perenne isolate Kyuss_39 chromosome 6, Kyuss_2.0, whole genome shotgun sequence DNA region contains:
- the LOC127334629 gene encoding neutral/alkaline invertase 3, chloroplastic: protein MGIAEVALHTMPGAFASHSPASSLPLRTDTRSMRKRGTNSFYRTLGGPPKFPGLRPVECQCQRIDDLAGVIEAGNGTWANDMVNKASQVLGDVAVPGQAIGGNASLSGNPEKVLPRRRNLSSVEDEAWDLLRESVVNYCGSPVGTIAANDPNDSNPANYDQVFIRDFIPSGIAFLLKGEYEIVRNFILHTLQLQSWEKTMDCHSPGQGLMPASFKVRTIPLDGDENATEEVLDPDFGEAAIGRVAPVDSGLWWIILLRAYGKCSGDLSVQERIDVQTGIKMILKLCLADGFDMFPTLLVTDGSCMIDRRMGIHGHPLEIQALFYSALLSAREMLTPEDGSADLIRALNNRLVALSFHIREYYWVDMQKLNEIYRYKTEEYSYDAVNKFNIYPDQVSPWLVEWIPPKGGYFIGNLQPAHMDFRFFSLGNLWSIVSSLATTQQSHAILDLIESKWSDLVAEMPLKICYPALENLEWKIITGSDPKNTPWSYHNGGSWPTLLWQLTVASLKMNRPEIAAKAVEIAERRIATDKWPEYYDTKRARFIGKQSRLYQTWSIAGYLVAKQLLDKPDAARILWNDEDTEILNAFSTNRKRGKKVLKKTYIV from the exons ATGGGGATTGCGGAGGTGGCTCTCCACACCATGCCGGGGGCATTTGCCAGCCACTCCCCGGCATCCAGTTTACCCCTCAGGACTGACACGAGGAGTATGAGGAAGAGGGGCACCAATTCGTTTTACAGGACACTTGGAGGTCCACCAAAGTTCCCTGGGTTGCGGCCGGTTGAGTGCCAGTGCCAGAGGATTGATGACCTTGCGGGGGTCATCGAAGCTGGGAATGGGACATGGGCCAACGACATGGTGAACAAGGCCAGCCAGGTTCTTGGTGATGTCGCTGTGCCCGGTCAGGCTATAGGTGGCAATGCAAGTCTGAGTGGAAATCCTGAGAAGGTTCTGCCTAGGAGGCGGAACTTGTCATCGGTTGAGGATGAAGCTTGGGACCTTTTGAGGGAATCCGTTGTTAATTATTGTGGTAGTCCAGTTGGAACAATTGCTGCCAATGATCCAAATGACAGTAATCCAGCAAATTATGATCAGGTGTTTATTCGGGACTTTATACCGTCTGGCATTGCTTTTCTATTGAAGGGGGAGTATGAAATTGTACGCAATTTCATTCTACACACCCTTCAGCTTCAG AGCTGGGAGAAGACAATGGACTGCCATAGTCCAGGTCAAGGCTTAATGCCTGCCAGCTTCAAGGTGCGGACTATTCCACTTGACGGCGATGAGAATGCCACTGAGGAGGTATTGGATCCTGATTTCGGGGAAGCTGCAATAGGGCGTGTGGCGCCTGTTGATTCAG GTCTATGGTGGATCATATTGCTCAGGGCATATGGAAAATGTTCGGGTGATTTGTCAGTTCAAGAGAGAATTGATGTCCAGACTGGCATAAAAATGATTCTGAAGCTTTGTTTAGCTGACGGGTTTGACATGTTCCCTACATTACTGGTAACTGATGGTTCATGCATGATTGATCGTCGAATGGGAATCCACGGACATCCACTTGAAATTCAG GCACTGTTCTATTCAGCTCTCTTGAGTGCACGTGAGATGTTGACTCCTGAAGATGGATCAGCTGACTTAATCCGTGCCCTAAATAACAGGCTTGTCGCGCTGTCCTTTCATATCAGGGAGTACTATTGGGTTGACATGCAAAAACTGAATGAGATATATCGATATAAAACTGAAGAATATTCTTATGATGCTGTCAACAAGTTCAACATATATCCTGATCAGGTTTCTCCTTGGCTTGTTGAATGGATACCTCCTAAAGGGGGTTACTTTATTGGAAACCTGCAGCCTGCACATATGGACTTCCGGTTCTTTTCTTTGGGGAATTTATGGTCAATTGTAAGCAGCTTGGCAACAACCCAACAATCACATGCCATTTTGGATCTGATTGAATCGAAATGGTCTGATTTAGTGGCAGAGATGCCACTGAAGATATGTTATCCTGCTCTTGAGAATCTGGAATGGAAAATCATTACTGGAAGTGACCCTAAAAACAC GCCTTGGTCGTACCATAATGGAGGATCCTGGCCAACATTATTGTGGCAG CTCACAGTGGCATCTCTCAAGATGAACAGACCAGAGATTGCTGCAAAAGCTGTGGAGATAGCTGAGCGGCGCATTGCTACAGACAAATGGCCTGAATACTATGACACGAAGCGAGCACGCTTCATAGGGAAACAGTCTCGGCTTTACCAAACATGGTCTATTGCTGGGTACCTTGTAGCCAAGCAACTGTTGGACAAACCTGATGCTGCTCGAATACTCTGGAACGACGAGGACACGGAAATTCTTAATGCTTTTAGCACAAACAGGAAACGTGGCAAGAAAGTGTTGAAGAAGACATACATTGTGTGA
- the LOC127334628 gene encoding SNAP25 homologous protein SNAP33 gives MPVSRGAKASSSKADPFDSDSDDDLVPKKGGKYSVPAGGKKQYKDGFRDTGGLENQSVEELENYAAYKAEETTDTLNGCLRIAENIKQDATNTMITLNKQGDQIGRTHEKAVELDQDLAKGESLLGSLGGFFSKPWKPKKTRQIKGPAQVSRDDSFKKKANRMEQRDKLGLSPRGKGNTRNYAEPTSAMDKVQVEKQKQDDALDDLSGVLGQLKGMAVDMGSELDRQNEALDNLNDDVEELNSRVKGANNRARKIIAK, from the exons ATGCCTGTGTCGCGAGGCGCCAAGGCTTCTTCCTCGAAGGCGGACCCCTTCGACTCTGACTCCGACGATGATCTCGTACCGAAGAAGGGGGGCAAATACTCGGTCCCCGCCGGTGGCAAGAAGCAGTACAAGGACGGGTTCCGCGACACGGGCGGGCTGGAGAACCAGTCGGTGGAGGAGCTGGAGAACTACGCAGCGTACAAGGCCGAGGAGACGACGGACACGCTCAACGGCTGCCTCCGCATCGCCGAGAACATCAAGCAGGATGCCACCAACACGATGATCACGCTGAACAAGCAGGGCGACCAGATCGGCAGGACGCACGAGAAGGCCGTCGAGCTCGATCAGGACCTCGCCAAG GGCGAGTCGCTTCTCGGGAGCCTTGGAGGGTTCTTCTCCAAGCCATGGAAGCCAAAGAAAACGAGGCAGATCAAGGGACCAGCCCAGGTGTCGCGAG ACGATTCCTTCAAAAAGAAGGCGAACCGAATGGAACAGAGGGATAAGCTAGGTCTGAGCCCTAGAGGGAAGGGGAATACCCGCAATTACGCCGAACCCACAAGCGCCATGGACAAAGTTCAG GTGGAGAAACAAAAGCAGGACGATGCCCTCGACGATCTCAGCGGCGTGCTGGGGCAGCTCAAGGGCATGGCCGTTGACATGGGCTCGGAGCTTGATAG GCAAAACGAAGCACTGGATAATCTGAACGACGACGTGGAGGAACTCAACTCCAGGGTAAAGGGAGCCAACAACCGCGCGCGTAAGATCATCGCCAAATAG
- the LOC127334627 gene encoding probable glycosyltransferase 2, which produces MGQEGMGYTSGKPGGGGGGGGGALPMSAARARGASPLNAHHRSRKITRTFNNIKITVLCGLVTILVLRGTIGLNLSLPSHPSDADALAGAKAVEDIDRILREIRTDSDPADTDLDAAATTPINATALTATEAAAAYAAAVSNYALGPKIHDWDDQRRRWLDQNKGFPSTAPDGKPKILLVTGSQPGPCDNALGDHYLLKTTKNKIDYCRLHGIEIVHNLAHLDTQLAGYWAKLPLLRRLMLSHPEVEWIWWMDSDALFTDMAFDLPLHRYDHHNLIIHGYQDLLFDKRSWIALNTGSFLLRNTQWSLDLLDAWAPMGPKGFIREEAGKILTAYLKGRPAFEADDQSALIYLLLSQKDKWMDKVFIENSYYLHGFWAGLVDKYEEMMENHHPGLGDERWPFVTHFVGCKPCGSYGDYPVERCLKSMERAFNFADNQVLQLYGFGHKGLESPKIKRIRSQTTRPINDKENLDVKAKMMS; this is translated from the coding sequence ATGGGGCAGGAGGGGATGGGGTACACCAGCGGCaagcccggcggcggcggcggcggcggcggaggggcgctCCCCATGTCAGCGGCTCGGGCGCGGGGGGCGTCGCCGCTCAACGCCCACCACCGCTCGCGCAAGATCACCCGCACCTTCAACAACATCAAGATCACCGTGCTCTGCGGCCTCGTCACCATCCTCGTCCTCCGCGGCACCATCGGCCTCAACCTCTCCCTCCCCTCCCACCCCTCCGACGCCGACGCCCTCGCCGGCGCCAAGGCCGTCGAGGACATCGACCGCATCCTCCGCGAGATCCGCACCGACTCCGACCCAGCCGACACCGAcctcgacgccgccgccaccacccccatcaacgccaccgccctcACCGCCACGGAGGCGGCCGCGGCCTACGCCGCCGCCGTATCCAACTACGCGCTCGGCCCCAAGATCCACGACTGGGACGACCAGCGCCGGCGCTGGCTCGACCAAAAcaaaggcttcccatccaccgccCCCGACGGCAAGCCCAAGATCCTCCTCGTGACCGGCTCGCAGCCCGGGCCCTGCGACAACGCGCTCGGCGACCACTACCTGCTCAAGACCACCAAGAACAAGATCGACTACTGCCGCCTGCACGGCATCGAGATCGTGCACAACCTCGCGCACCTCGACACGCAGCTCGCCGGCTACTGGGCCAAGCTACCTCTACTCCGTCGCCTCATGCTCTCCCACCCGGAGGTCGAGTGGATCTGGTGGATGGACAGCGACGCGCTCTTCACCGACATGGCATTCGACCTGCCCCTCCACCGCTACGACCACCATAACCTCATCATCCACGGCTACCAGGACCTGCTCTTCGACAAGCGCTCCTGGATCGCGCTCAACACCGGCAGCTTCCTCCTCCGGAACACCCAGTGGTCGCTCGACCTGCTCGACGCCTGGGCGCCCATGGGGCCCAAGGGCTTCATCCGCGAGGAGGCCGGCAAGATACTCACCGCCTACCTCAAGGGCCGCCCCGCGTTCGAGGCCGACGACCAGTCCGCGCTCATATACCTCCTGCTCTCCCAAAAGGACAAGTGGATGGACAAGGTCTTCATAGAGAATTCATACTACCTGCACGGCTTCTGGGCGGGGCTGGTCGACAAGTACGAGGAGATGATGGAGAACCACCACCCGGGCCTTGGGGACGAGCGCTGGCCGTTCGTCACGCACTTTGTCGGCTGCAAGCCGTGCGGGAGCTACGGCGATTATCCCGTAGAGCGCTGTCTCAAGAGCATGGAGCGAGCGTTCAACTTTGCCGATAACCAGGTGCTGCAGCTCTACGGGTTCGGACATAAGGGGCTGGAGAGCCCCAAGATCAAGAGGATCAGAAGCCAGACCACCAGGCCGATTAACGACAAGGAGAACCTTGATGTCAAGGCCAAGATGATGTCTTGA